One genomic window of Deinococcus carri includes the following:
- the tgt gene encoding tRNA guanosine(34) transglycosylase Tgt translates to MFEFEIQHRDGRARVATFQTPHGQVQTPMFMPVGTQGTVKGISPQELLEIGSQMILGNTYHLMLRPGEQLVAAHGGLPGFTAYPGPFLTDSGGFQVMSLGHMRKINEEGVTFKSHLDGSMVLLTPERSIGVQEALGADVIMAFDECPPYPAERDYIQQSLERTIRWLERCQAVKSREDQALFAIVQGGVHQDLRQHSLDLTLPFGTPGFAIGGLAVGESKEEMYPAVAFTAARLPEGKPRYLMGVGHPEDLIAGIALGVDMFDCVYPTRTGRFGYALTDEGRLNLNSSAPRRQLEPIDPECDCYACRHYTRAYLAHLLRAEEMLAPRMLSLHNLRYLHRLVERASRAIAAGTFQQWAQVWAERYFQQAVPAWFQAALAAGASVEAPA, encoded by the coding sequence ATGTTCGAGTTCGAGATTCAACACCGTGATGGCCGCGCCAGGGTGGCTACCTTTCAAACACCCCACGGACAGGTTCAGACGCCGATGTTCATGCCCGTGGGAACGCAGGGCACCGTCAAGGGCATCAGCCCACAGGAATTGCTGGAAATCGGCTCGCAGATGATTCTGGGTAACACCTACCATCTGATGCTGCGCCCCGGAGAGCAGCTGGTGGCCGCCCACGGGGGTCTGCCCGGCTTCACGGCCTATCCCGGCCCCTTCCTGACAGACTCTGGAGGCTTCCAGGTTATGAGCCTGGGGCACATGCGGAAGATCAACGAGGAGGGCGTGACCTTCAAGAGCCATCTGGACGGCAGCATGGTCTTGCTCACGCCGGAGCGGAGCATAGGGGTGCAGGAAGCCCTGGGGGCTGACGTCATCATGGCCTTTGACGAGTGCCCGCCCTACCCCGCCGAGCGGGACTACATCCAGCAGAGCCTGGAGCGGACCATTCGTTGGCTGGAGCGCTGTCAGGCTGTGAAGTCGCGGGAGGACCAGGCCCTGTTCGCCATCGTGCAGGGGGGCGTGCATCAGGACCTCCGGCAGCACAGCCTGGATCTCACGTTGCCGTTCGGCACCCCAGGGTTCGCTATCGGCGGCCTGGCAGTCGGGGAGAGCAAGGAGGAGATGTACCCGGCTGTGGCCTTTACGGCGGCCCGTCTGCCAGAGGGCAAGCCCCGTTACCTGATGGGTGTGGGTCACCCCGAGGACCTCATTGCTGGCATTGCCCTAGGGGTCGATATGTTCGACTGTGTGTACCCCACACGGACAGGCCGCTTCGGCTACGCGCTCACGGATGAGGGGCGGCTCAATCTGAACTCCAGTGCTCCCCGCAGGCAGTTGGAGCCGATTGACCCCGAATGTGACTGCTATGCCTGCCGTCATTACACCCGCGCTTACCTGGCACACCTGCTGCGTGCCGAGGAGATGCTGGCTCCCCGGATGCTGTCGCTGCACAACCTGCGTTACCTTCACCGCCTGGTCGAGCGGGCAAGTCGTGCTATTGCAGCCGGAACCTTTCAGCAGTGGGCACAGGTCTGGGCCGAGCGTTACTTTCAACAGGCAGTCCCAGCCTGGTTCCAGGCGGCACTGGCGGCCGGAGCGTCGGTGGAGGCTCCAGCGTGA